The following is a genomic window from Pseudomonas purpurea.
TTTGCACGATGTCGTGCGCGCCCTTGCCCATGAAGTGGTACGCGCCGCTGGCCCGGCCGAGGTCGGTCCTGAGTTCCGATTCTTCCTTGAACGGGGCGGTCAAACAGTTGACCAGCCCATAGTTCTTCAGCGAAATGCGCGCTTCTTGCACGCTGACCTCCGCCGCCAGTGCGGGGCTCGTGCACAACAACAGCCAAAGCATCCTGGTTCGAACAGTCATCATGCGTCCTGCGCCTCATCGGTTGATGGGGCGCAGGTTAACCGTTCGTGATTACTGCGCCACGAAATAGTACGGCTGGCGTCCGACCTGAATGACTTTCAGCACTTTGAGCGGCGGTTTGGGCACGATGTCGCCGGCCATGACCGCCACATGAGTGGGTGCCGCCGTCAGGAACTCACTCAGTTGCGCTTCGGTTTGCAGGTCAATCAGTTGGCTCTGGGTATAGAACACGCTGGCACCGGCCACCCGTTCGTTGGGTTGATACATCGCCACCTGATGCCCCTCGGCTTGCAGCGCCTGAATGTGCTGGGTCAGCGGCATGAAGGACAACTTGCGATCAGCGTGGGGCGCAGCCCACTGCGCGGCCGCGAGGTAGAGGCAGATCACGAAAGCGATCACGCCCGTGGCGATCCCGCGCCGATGACGTGCCAGTTTGCCGAGCCAGGTCGAGGCGTTGACGTGCCCGGACAATCGTTCATACAGCACCGCCGCGTACTCGGCGGCGAGCACCGCGGCGGCAGGCGTCAGGGACATCAGGTACACCGTGCGCTTGCTGGAGGCCAGGGTCAGCAGGGTGAACTGCGCGAGAATCCAGATCGTGAAAAACAACCGGTAAGGGTTACTCGTCAGGCTTTTGCGAAAGTGCCACAGGCCCAGGTAGAGCAGGATGTTCCACGGCAAAAAGGCTTGTGGCAGTTTGGCCAGGTAGTAATAGAACGGCTCATAGTGCCCGGCAGCGGTGAACGAGCCACTGAAGCGACCGACGCTGTTGGTCAGCAGCACTTCACCGAGCGCCTGCATGCCGCCACGCTGATACAGCAGAACCAGCCAGATCACCAGCGGCACCAGCCCGAGCAAGGTCAAGAGCCCTGGGCGCAACCAGTCGCCCAAGGAGAAGCGTTTGTTCAGCAGGCTGTCGGTGAGCAGCCAGACGAAGATCACCACGCCAGGCATTGCCAGCCCGAGCATGCCTTTGCTCAAGGTTGCAATCGCGATGCCGAGGGCGAATAGCAGGCCGCTGCCCAGGCTCGACCGTTGTTCTTCGCGTTGCCGAATGCCCAGGAAAAACGCCAGCAATGCCATCGTTACCCCGAGGCTGAGCAAGGCATCTTCGCCAACGCCGCGGCTGTTGCTCCAGTAGCTGGCCATGGTCGCGAGCATGATCGAGGCCACCCAGGCAACGCCTGTTGGCCGGCCGAACCGGCGCAGCATGGCGTACAGCAGCATGACACTGAACAGCCCGGCAAACGCCGAGGCCAGTCGCACCGCCAGTGGCGTGCCGCCGAACGCACGGATCGCACCGGCGTCCAGCCAGAGGCTCAGCGGTGGTTTTTCCAGAAACGGCTGACCGAACAAACGGGGCGTCACCCAGTCGTTGTCCAGGTGCATTTGCATGGCAATACCGGCCACGCGGGCTTCGGTGGAACCTTGCAACTGGTGATTACCCAGGGCGAAGAAAAATAGCAGGCAGGCAAGCAGAAACAGTAACGGGGCGGGACGCGACATAGGCTGTGACTACCAGAGGAGTGGGGCCGTAAGTGAGCCGAAGGGAAAAAAGTATACGGGGTCGATTCTTAACAAATCGTGAATGGAGCGCACACAGGGCAATCCGGCCACCATCACATGTCGACGGGATAAGGCTTGCCTGCCAGCAATGACCCATAGTCGAAGTTCGCCCCCCGGGTTTCATAGGCGCCGGGCTCTGCGTCATAAGAGCCGATCAGTCGTTCACGGTAATGGATCGGTGATATCCAGCGAAACATCATGAGCCTCCTTGTTTGCAACATGACAGCGCCCTGACGGCAATCACGTTCAGCTGTGTCCTTGCCTGTCGTTGACGAGCCTGCGATTGGCAACGCCTCAGCGTAGCCCGTTTGAAAAATATCGACTGGGCGGCTCACCCAAAACTCGACGAAACACACAGGTGAAGGCGCTCGGGCTGCTGTAACCCAGGTCCACCGCCACCCGCGTGACCGACTCGCCGTTGCCCAGCCGAACCACGGCCGCCAACAGGCAGGGCCTGCTGACGCCACTGCACGAAGCTGATACCGGTTTGCTGGCGAAACAGGCGGGTGAACGAGCGACGGCTCATGTTGACGCGAGCGGCCATCTCGTCGAGCCCGGTTTCCAGGGACGGGTTTTCCAGCATCTCCTGGCAAACCTGTACCAGGCGGGGTTCAGTAGCCAGCGGCGCATTGAGCGAGAGCGGTTTCATGGCGGCGATTTCGTCCAGTAACAACGCCATGAGGTGGCCGTCCCGGTGGTCCAGCGTGTACAGCGCCGGGACGTTCATGGCGCTGATCAGCAACACGCGAAGCAGGTCCGAGACCTCAAACACCTGGCAGCTGGCAGGCAGGCCGAGCTGCTGCACCGCGGCATCGCGAATGTAGGTGTTGAGCATGGTCACGGGCCCGCTCATCTGCATTTCGTGGGGTATGCCCGCTGGCACCCAGATCGCCCGTTGCGGCGGCACCACCCAATTGCTTTCCTGAGTAAACACGCTGATAACGCCGCTCGCCGCATAGGCAAACTGCCCGCGTTGATGGGTGTGCAGGGCGAAGCGCAGGCCATCGGGGTAATCGTTGGCCGTGATCACGGCATCGCGTGGGGTGTGTTCGTAAGGATCGATGTCGGTTTGGCGCATGGCCCGAATTGAAGGGTATATGGCCCAGCATTGCAAGCGGGCCAGGCGGGCGTCGAGCCATAGTGACGCCTTCGCCTTGGGCGCTGCTTGTTGGAAACACCACTCATGCAAAAGAAACACCTGTTGCTGGCCGTGTTGGTCACCATGGTCTGGGGATTGAATTTCCCGATCACCAAGTTGGGCCTGGCCACCCTCGACCCACTGCTGCTGACCGCGCTGCGGTTCACGCTGGCGGCGTTGCCGTGGGTGTTCTTCATCCGGCGCCCGCAGGTTGCCGTTTGGTGGCTGGTTGCTTATGGGCTGATCTTTGGCGTGGCGATGTGGGCCTTGATCAACCTTGGCATCGAGCTGGGCGTTCCCCCCGGCACCGCTGCGCTGTTGATCCAGTTCAGCGCTTTTTTCACCCTGGGCTGGGGTGTCGTGCTGTTTCGCGAGCGTTTGAGCCGGGGGCAAGGGGTGGGGGTGTTACTCGCGGCGTCGGGGGTGATGCTGATTGTCTGGAGCAGCCCCGGCGAGGCGACAACCCTGGGCTGCATGTTGTTGCTGGTCAGTGCGTTCAGTTGGAGCGTGGGCAATGTGATCATCAAGCGGTCCGGAGTGCGGGAGGTTTTTGCCTTTGTGGTGTGGGCGAGCCTGTTTCCGCCAATTCCGTTGTTTTTACTTACGTGGTGGGCCCATGGCTCAGCGCCGTTCACCTCGCTGGTGACGCAACTGGATCGGGTGTCGGTGTTCTCGTTGATGTTTCAGGTCTATGGCGCGACGCACTTCTGCTACTGGGGTTGGAACCTGTTACTGCGTGAGTACCCGGTGTCACGGGTGGCGCCGCTGTCGTTACTGATTCCGGTGTTTGGCGTGCTGGGTTCCATGGCGATCCTCGGGCACCGGGTGGGCATTACCGAAGGGCTGTCGATTGCGCTGATTCTTTCAGCGCTGGCCGCCGGGTTGTTCAAGAAGACTATTCCCCCAGTGGAGGCAGTACAGGTGCGTACCCCATGAACAGGTGCGACGTGTTGCACATCGATAAAAAGACGAGCGCACGCTGTTCAGGGCGCTTTGCTGTATCGGTTGTGAGGGAAGGGGTATTTCACAGACGAAAAAAAGCCCGCGGGAGGGCGGGCAAACCGTAGTGCTTTGAATGAGCGGGGTGGACTGTACACGGCCAGGGGCGGTGTTGCGGTGAAGAAAAGTTCATCCGCGCGGCCCCGGCCACCGCTGTATTCGACTCAACAGCACGACGCGCATCTTCCCCGGATTATGCACACCAATGGCTCAGTGGGAACCTACCAGATCTAGTAGTTGACGGGCCTTGCCACAGGTCTAGATTGCAACGGGCAAGAAGGACGCTGTTACCTTAAATAAGGAGAAGCATCATGCTTGACGAAAAAACCAAGGATCCGCGCGAAGGCTTTGCCAAATCGGTGCAGGCTGAACTCCAGGGGTTCACTTACATCGGCAACGGTAGCTGCTCGGTCAAGGGCAAGGAAGGGGAGCGAGCCGGTAACAACTTTGTGGGCATGCAGGTTCAGCAATACAAGTCCTACAAGCTGGTGGCACTGGCAGGTTCAGCGCGCTTTATGGTCCGTTTGGACTACAAGGGTGGCAGCGACAAGAACCTTCACTATGTTGAAGTCAACACCAACGACACCGGTGAAACGTTCAACATCCGCTCGGTTTCAATGAGCAATCTCCAGGGGATTTTCCCGGCCGGGGTAAGCTCCGCCAACCTGAATTTTGCGGTGTACGGCAAGCCTTGATTCAAGGTTACTTCAAGACCGTTGTATAAGCCCCGACGAGTTGGCTGTCTGGGGCTTTTTGTTGTGTGTCTCGCAGGCCCTGTGCCCTTATCGGGCAATCTGGCTCACGCTCACTGCCTGCTTGAAATGATGCTCCCAGAGTTTACGCCCAACCCGCCCGAGCGATCCAGTGACGAGCCCACCGTCTGATCGCTGATCAGCGTCGGTTGCAACCCCGCATCAAACAATGCGAACCCCGCCGTGAGGCAACAGGTTTCGGTCTGAGGGTCGCATACCTGCACCCGCTCCACGTTCAGGCCTTTCAGATAGCCGAGGGTTTCAGGCGAAGGCGCGTAACCGTGCCAAAGCGCCGCGCCTCTTACGCTTCGGCGTTACACCGTTTCTGCGGGGCCGATCGCCACCACGCCTTTGGCCCACAACTGGGAGCTGAACCAGCCCTCCATGCTGGAAACCCCGGACGTGGTTTTGAACAGGGCAGCAATATCAATGGTGCTCGCGAAGTTGTTCTTGTTCAGATCAAACCGGCCCATGAAATTGCCGCCCCATGCAGCATCGGCCTTCACCAGGTCGATGGAGGCAT
Proteins encoded in this region:
- a CDS encoding phospholipid carrier-dependent glycosyltransferase yields the protein MSRPAPLLFLLACLLFFFALGNHQLQGSTEARVAGIAMQMHLDNDWVTPRLFGQPFLEKPPLSLWLDAGAIRAFGGTPLAVRLASAFAGLFSVMLLYAMLRRFGRPTGVAWVASIMLATMASYWSNSRGVGEDALLSLGVTMALLAFFLGIRQREEQRSSLGSGLLFALGIAIATLSKGMLGLAMPGVVIFVWLLTDSLLNKRFSLGDWLRPGLLTLLGLVPLVIWLVLLYQRGGMQALGEVLLTNSVGRFSGSFTAAGHYEPFYYYLAKLPQAFLPWNILLYLGLWHFRKSLTSNPYRLFFTIWILAQFTLLTLASSKRTVYLMSLTPAAAVLAAEYAAVLYERLSGHVNASTWLGKLARHRRGIATGVIAFVICLYLAAAQWAAPHADRKLSFMPLTQHIQALQAEGHQVAMYQPNERVAGASVFYTQSQLIDLQTEAQLSEFLTAAPTHVAVMAGDIVPKPPLKVLKVIQVGRQPYYFVAQ
- a CDS encoding EamA family transporter → MQKKHLLLAVLVTMVWGLNFPITKLGLATLDPLLLTALRFTLAALPWVFFIRRPQVAVWWLVAYGLIFGVAMWALINLGIELGVPPGTAALLIQFSAFFTLGWGVVLFRERLSRGQGVGVLLAASGVMLIVWSSPGEATTLGCMLLLVSAFSWSVGNVIIKRSGVREVFAFVVWASLFPPIPLFLLTWWAHGSAPFTSLVTQLDRVSVFSLMFQVYGATHFCYWGWNLLLREYPVSRVAPLSLLIPVFGVLGSMAILGHRVGITEGLSIALILSALAAGLFKKTIPPVEAVQVRTP